The following are encoded together in the Streptomyces sp. NBC_00341 genome:
- a CDS encoding glycosyltransferase: protein MKILHVVTLHTPDHAFGGPTRVALNLSGVQRAAGDDARIMALGDGFAGPLPTLVEGVPAHLYQARHLLPRFEVSGITSGPLLLAARRMMRGADIVHVHLMRDLVTLPAALLALASGTPLIVQTHGMVDPTENRVAQLTDLLGVRRVLRRADAVLHLTEAERVDVNAVAAPVPLTRTVRLVNGVQPQERKPARDPARPPTVLFLARIQERKRPQDFVAAMPAVLAEHPDARFVLAGPDTGALPGTLRLARELGVLDSLDHVGPLGHDEVLAAGRQADVYVLPSIEEPLGVSVLEAMSVGTPVVITRTCGLGPDVARAGAGRVIDSRVGEDGANAHKVARAILELLEPKANAEAGQAAWELVGADFTIDVVTRTLRRTYEDVVRRNRR from the coding sequence GTGAAGATCCTGCACGTCGTCACACTGCACACCCCGGACCACGCCTTCGGCGGTCCGACCCGGGTGGCCCTGAATCTCTCCGGGGTCCAGCGCGCCGCGGGGGACGACGCCCGGATCATGGCGCTCGGCGACGGCTTCGCGGGCCCGCTGCCGACCCTCGTGGAGGGGGTGCCCGCCCACCTCTACCAGGCCCGCCATCTGCTGCCCCGGTTCGAGGTCAGCGGCATCACCTCCGGGCCGCTGCTGCTGGCCGCGCGCCGGATGATGCGCGGCGCCGACATCGTCCACGTACATCTGATGCGCGATCTGGTGACGCTGCCCGCCGCCCTGCTCGCACTGGCGTCCGGGACCCCGCTGATCGTCCAGACGCACGGCATGGTGGACCCGACAGAGAACCGCGTCGCGCAGCTGACCGATCTGCTGGGCGTACGCAGGGTCCTGCGCCGGGCGGACGCCGTGCTGCACCTCACGGAGGCCGAGCGCGTCGACGTGAACGCCGTCGCGGCGCCGGTACCGCTCACCCGGACCGTGCGCCTGGTCAACGGCGTTCAGCCGCAGGAGCGCAAGCCGGCCCGTGACCCCGCGCGGCCGCCGACGGTGCTCTTCCTCGCCCGGATACAGGAGCGAAAGCGCCCGCAGGACTTCGTCGCCGCGATGCCCGCCGTGCTGGCCGAGCACCCGGACGCCCGGTTCGTACTGGCGGGACCGGACACCGGGGCCCTGCCCGGCACCCTCCGGCTGGCCCGCGAGCTGGGTGTGCTGGACTCGCTCGACCACGTGGGACCGCTCGGCCACGATGAGGTGCTCGCGGCGGGGCGGCAGGCCGATGTGTACGTCCTCCCGTCCATCGAGGAACCCCTCGGCGTCTCGGTCCTGGAGGCGATGTCCGTCGGCACCCCCGTGGTCATCACCCGCACCTGCGGCCTCGGGCCCGACGTCGCGCGGGCCGGTGCGGGCCGGGTGATCGACAGCCGGGTGGGCGAGGACGGGGCCAACGCGCACAAGGTCGCGCGGGCCATTCTGGAACTGCTGGAGCCGAAGGCCAACGCCGAGGCCGGACAGGCGGCCTGGGAGCTGGTCGGTGCGGACTTCACCATCGACGTCGTGACCCGGACGCTCCGGCGGACCTACGAGGACGTGGTCCGCCGGAACCGCCGGTGA